In Sporichthya brevicatena, one genomic interval encodes:
- a CDS encoding type II toxin-antitoxin system HipA family toxin — protein MTDPNASLESLREVTHAVVFKAGRPAATLTRVEDATEFRYLPEWIAAGGPAIATTLPVSPDPVVRPHGALPPFFTNLLPEGRRLTALRNAVKTSADDELTLLLGVGSDLVGDVAVVPDGLEPSEVPPRITLPLPGATSFADLLAELGIRVHRAGLPGVQDKVSAGMINLPVARAGERFLLKLNPPEFPYLVENEDFFLRVARRSGLTVPAHEVIRDENGSTGLLVQRFDRATVEGTVAPLAVEDGCQTCNVAPASKYRLATERVFSSLVAVCDAPAVAARDLLRQLAFAFLTGNGDAHAKNFSVVQDGDGEWRVSPAYDVPSSQPYGDNSMALPLNGQLGANFTFRDFAALAGHLQLNERATRRTISELCERVDLWIDDLDTLPFDSGRIRKLRRVIDNRRSRLSPKPAAH, from the coding sequence ATGACCGATCCCAATGCGTCGCTCGAGTCCCTCCGAGAGGTCACCCACGCGGTGGTCTTCAAGGCCGGCCGTCCCGCCGCCACGCTGACCCGGGTCGAGGACGCCACCGAGTTCCGCTACCTCCCGGAGTGGATCGCGGCCGGCGGGCCGGCCATTGCGACGACCCTCCCGGTGTCCCCCGATCCCGTGGTGCGGCCACACGGCGCGCTCCCGCCCTTCTTCACGAACCTGCTTCCGGAGGGCCGCCGGCTCACCGCGCTGCGCAATGCGGTCAAGACGTCAGCGGACGACGAACTGACCTTGCTCCTCGGCGTCGGGTCGGATCTTGTCGGTGACGTGGCGGTCGTGCCCGACGGCCTTGAGCCGTCGGAAGTGCCGCCCCGCATCACCTTGCCGCTCCCGGGAGCCACGAGTTTCGCGGATCTGCTCGCCGAACTCGGCATCCGTGTCCACCGCGCCGGACTGCCCGGAGTACAGGACAAGGTCAGCGCCGGCATGATCAACCTCCCGGTCGCGCGGGCGGGCGAGCGGTTCCTGCTCAAGCTGAATCCGCCCGAGTTCCCGTATCTCGTCGAGAACGAGGACTTCTTCCTGCGGGTTGCGCGGCGCTCCGGCCTGACCGTGCCCGCGCACGAGGTGATCCGCGACGAGAACGGCAGCACCGGCCTGCTGGTGCAGCGCTTCGATCGGGCGACGGTGGAGGGCACGGTTGCGCCGCTCGCGGTGGAGGACGGCTGCCAGACCTGCAACGTCGCACCCGCCTCCAAGTACCGACTCGCGACCGAGCGCGTGTTCTCGTCGCTGGTGGCGGTGTGCGACGCACCGGCCGTCGCCGCGCGGGATCTGTTGCGGCAGCTCGCGTTCGCGTTCCTGACCGGCAACGGGGACGCGCACGCGAAGAACTTCTCCGTGGTGCAGGATGGGGACGGAGAATGGCGCGTCTCCCCCGCCTACGACGTCCCCAGTTCCCAGCCGTACGGCGACAACTCGATGGCTCTGCCGCTCAACGGGCAACTCGGCGCGAACTTCACCTTCCGCGACTTCGCCGCTCTGGCCGGCCACCTGCAGCTCAACGAACGCGCCACACGGCGCACGATCTCCGAGCTCTGCGAGCGGGTCGATCTGTGGATCGACGACCTCGACACGCTGCCTTTCGACAGTGGCCGGATACGCAAGCTGCGGCGCGTGATCGACAACCGGCGCAGCCGACTGTCCCCGAAGCCGGCGGCTCACTGA
- a CDS encoding NAD(P)/FAD-dependent oxidoreductase yields the protein MSDHVDVLIIGAGLSGIGTATRLQRERPGSTFEILEARDAIGGTWDLFQYPGIRSDTDAFTMGYSFRPWRGRESITSGDSLRAYIRDMAREAGVDRRIRFRTKALGASWSSETARWTVRAETDGQPVEITANFLYVCAGYYDYDKGHTPHFPGQEDFAGTLVYPQFWPKDLDYAGKRVVVIGSGATAITLVPSMAPTAGHVTMLQRTPTWILSLPEVDKLAVGLQRVLPASTAHRIVRAKNVLTLQAMYALSRRRPQTFKNICRKTALHFLKDPAYVDEHFTPPYEPWDQRLCLVPNGDLFKAIRDGAVDVVTDHIERFEPNGIRLRSGKFLEADVVVSATGLTLKPLGGLTLDVDDRRVDISDTVAYRAWMLSGVPNFGFCFGYSNNSWTLRADLSARYLIRLLDHMEANGFSTALPTPPPGMERKQFLDLTSGYVQRGIGQFPKSGTVGPWVVTQNYLGDLLASRRADVAEDIVFSATAKVPAPA from the coding sequence ATGAGCGATCACGTGGACGTCCTCATCATCGGCGCGGGCCTGTCCGGCATCGGCACCGCGACGCGCCTGCAGCGCGAGCGCCCGGGCAGCACGTTCGAGATCCTCGAAGCCCGGGACGCGATCGGGGGGACCTGGGACCTGTTCCAGTACCCCGGCATCCGCTCCGACACCGACGCCTTCACCATGGGCTACTCGTTCCGGCCGTGGCGCGGGCGCGAGTCGATCACGTCCGGGGACTCGCTGCGCGCCTACATCCGTGACATGGCCCGTGAGGCCGGCGTGGACCGGCGCATCCGCTTCCGCACCAAGGCACTCGGGGCGTCGTGGTCCTCGGAGACCGCGCGCTGGACCGTGCGCGCGGAGACCGACGGGCAGCCCGTCGAGATCACGGCGAACTTCCTCTACGTGTGCGCGGGCTACTACGACTACGACAAGGGCCACACGCCGCACTTCCCCGGCCAGGAGGACTTCGCCGGGACGCTGGTCTACCCCCAGTTCTGGCCGAAGGACCTCGACTACGCGGGCAAGCGCGTGGTCGTCATCGGCAGCGGCGCCACCGCGATCACGCTCGTGCCGTCGATGGCTCCGACGGCCGGTCACGTGACCATGCTGCAGCGAACGCCGACCTGGATCCTCTCCCTCCCGGAGGTCGACAAGCTCGCCGTCGGTCTGCAGCGGGTGCTGCCGGCGTCAACCGCCCACCGGATCGTCCGGGCCAAGAACGTCCTGACCCTGCAGGCGATGTACGCGCTGAGCCGCCGCCGTCCGCAGACGTTCAAGAACATCTGCCGCAAGACGGCGCTGCACTTCCTCAAGGACCCGGCCTACGTCGACGAGCACTTCACACCGCCGTACGAGCCGTGGGACCAGCGCCTGTGCCTGGTGCCGAACGGCGACCTGTTCAAGGCGATCCGCGACGGAGCGGTCGACGTCGTCACCGACCACATCGAGCGGTTCGAGCCGAATGGGATCCGGTTGAGGTCCGGGAAGTTCCTGGAGGCGGACGTCGTCGTCTCCGCGACCGGCCTGACGCTCAAGCCGCTGGGCGGCCTCACGCTGGACGTCGACGACCGACGCGTCGACATCTCCGACACCGTCGCGTACCGCGCCTGGATGCTCTCGGGTGTCCCCAACTTCGGGTTCTGCTTCGGGTACTCGAACAACTCCTGGACGCTGCGTGCCGACCTGTCGGCCCGGTACCTGATCCGCCTCCTGGACCACATGGAGGCCAACGGGTTCAGCACCGCGCTCCCGACGCCGCCGCCCGGCATGGAACGCAAGCAGTTCCTGGATCTGACGTCGGGTTACGTCCAGCGCGGCATCGGGCAGTTCCCGAAGTCCGGCACCGTCGGGCCGTGGGTCGTCACCCAGAACTACCTGGGCGACCTCCTCGCCTCCCGCCGGGCCGACGTGGCCGAGGACATCGTCTTCTCCGCAACCGCCAAGGTGCCGGCTCCCGCCTGA
- a CDS encoding PucR family transcriptional regulator, protein MSGGADLTAAAQIAAAVRRLAASREALTADLVALFAAEIAPLQHDDPMRTLLAASTDESVAAGLYVLEQGVDPRLLGAPPAALAYARRLAQRGIPVSALLRAYRLGHAAFIEAALSELAADPDCSPAETAAAGVHLLRVSTAYVDSVSELLVGAYEEERATWTEHRSFVRTARIQALLEGGPVDLAATETALGYRIGQTHLAALLWFDAPAAEPGEQLRRLEQLTAAAAAVHGGQHLFLPTDEASASVWIGVPDELEDLDDLVKVLGAPAATPGEPAPRVALGRPEFGAEGFRATHRQADQARSVALAAGPAAAAVTSFSDVGAIALLCGDLAATRVWVADTLGALAVDDEDTERLRETVRVFLNLGSSHTAAARTLNLHKNSVQYRIAKAEALRGRPFRTDRADIELALRACRVLGPAVLRPPT, encoded by the coding sequence GTGTCGGGCGGCGCTGACCTGACCGCGGCCGCGCAGATCGCCGCCGCGGTCCGACGCCTGGCGGCCTCGCGGGAGGCACTGACCGCCGACCTGGTCGCCCTGTTCGCGGCCGAGATCGCGCCGCTGCAGCACGACGACCCGATGCGCACCCTGCTGGCCGCGTCCACCGACGAGAGCGTGGCCGCCGGCCTGTACGTGCTCGAGCAGGGCGTGGACCCGCGACTGCTCGGAGCGCCACCGGCCGCGCTCGCCTACGCCCGCCGACTCGCGCAGCGGGGCATCCCGGTCTCGGCCCTCCTCCGGGCGTACCGCCTGGGCCACGCGGCCTTCATCGAGGCCGCGCTGTCCGAGCTCGCCGCCGATCCCGACTGCAGCCCGGCCGAGACGGCGGCCGCGGGCGTGCACCTGCTGCGCGTCTCCACCGCGTACGTCGACTCGGTGTCCGAGTTGCTCGTCGGCGCCTACGAGGAGGAGCGGGCGACGTGGACCGAGCACCGCTCGTTCGTGCGGACCGCACGCATCCAGGCGCTGCTGGAGGGCGGACCGGTGGACCTCGCCGCCACCGAGACCGCGCTCGGGTACCGGATCGGGCAGACCCATCTGGCCGCCCTGCTCTGGTTCGACGCCCCGGCCGCCGAACCGGGCGAACAGCTGCGCCGCCTCGAGCAACTGACGGCGGCGGCCGCGGCCGTGCACGGCGGCCAGCACCTGTTCCTGCCGACCGACGAGGCCAGCGCCTCGGTGTGGATCGGCGTGCCGGACGAGCTGGAGGATCTCGACGACCTGGTCAAGGTGCTGGGCGCACCGGCGGCAACCCCCGGGGAGCCCGCACCCCGGGTCGCGCTCGGCCGCCCCGAGTTCGGGGCGGAGGGCTTCCGTGCCACCCACCGGCAGGCCGACCAGGCCCGGAGCGTCGCGCTCGCGGCGGGCCCCGCCGCGGCCGCGGTCACCTCGTTCTCCGACGTCGGGGCGATCGCGTTGCTTTGCGGCGACCTGGCGGCCACCCGGGTCTGGGTCGCCGACACCCTGGGCGCGCTCGCGGTCGACGACGAGGACACCGAGCGCCTGCGCGAGACCGTTCGCGTGTTCCTCAACCTCGGGTCCAGCCACACCGCTGCGGCCCGCACGCTCAACCTGCACAAGAACTCCGTGCAGTACCGGATCGCCAAGGCCGAGGCTCTGCGCGGGCGGCCCTTCCGAACGGACCGGGCCGACATCGAGCTCGCGCTGCGCGCCTGCCGGGTGCTCGGGCCGGCCGTCCTGCGGCCGCCGACGTGA
- a CDS encoding aromatic-ring-hydroxylating dioxygenase subunit beta — protein MTAVSERLADRSTESGVIPLAEAEQFVYREARLSDAHDYDGWEALWTDDAIYWVPAGGESAEDPTTQVSVLFDNRSRIGTRIRQLKSGKRHSQIPRSNVVHSITNVEILGLHENGDTEVGAALLAVECRERGTVLWAGRVEYRLRRVSIDGRDEIKLSWKKVTLVDRDMPLYTLSFLI, from the coding sequence ATGACGGCGGTGTCCGAACGCCTGGCCGATCGCTCGACCGAATCGGGCGTCATTCCGCTCGCCGAGGCGGAGCAGTTCGTCTACCGCGAGGCCCGGCTCTCCGACGCCCACGACTACGACGGGTGGGAGGCGCTGTGGACCGACGACGCCATCTACTGGGTGCCCGCCGGCGGTGAGTCCGCCGAGGACCCCACCACCCAGGTCTCGGTCCTGTTCGACAACCGGTCCCGGATCGGCACCCGCATCCGGCAGTTGAAGTCGGGCAAGCGCCACTCGCAGATCCCGCGGTCGAACGTGGTCCACTCGATCACGAACGTCGAGATCCTCGGCCTCCACGAGAACGGCGACACCGAGGTCGGCGCCGCGCTGCTCGCGGTGGAGTGCCGCGAGCGCGGCACCGTCCTCTGGGCCGGCCGCGTCGAGTACCGCCTGCGCCGCGTCTCGATCGACGGGCGGGACGAGATCAAGCTGTCGTGGAAGAAGGTCACCCTCGTCGACCGGGACATGCCGCTGTACACACTCTCGTTCCTGATCTGA
- a CDS encoding cytochrome P450 — MTTDVWFDNEELSNASGNPDRPYDEINLSTKDFWWASAAEREKTFAVLRRERPITWQPPFEDQLIEVPDDYGYWAVTTHRHLIEVTRRPEDFRSAPSILMENLPVQVVDAAQSIIAMDPPRHTALRRLLASAFTPKQMRRIEDQIHANAARVVDNLIQKAKESDDGWVDFVSECASLLPMHNINDMMGIPDGQRHEAAEWMMKATSWGDPEYAATQDDTIEMLFDAVVYMHDLAEELIEQRRAEPGPDLFSSLVLAEVDGERLTNHEIGSFFVLLTIAGNDTTRQSIAHGLKALTDFPDQRAWLVEDLPNRMGTAVEEIVRWATPIATFRRTAARDCELDGVQITKGDKVVLFYSSANRDELAIERAHELDLSRHPNPHVGFGGGGIHHCLGNQLARFQVRALFSELLTRCPDIVAGEPEMTPSNFFHIVKRMPCRPFPA, encoded by the coding sequence ATGACCACCGACGTCTGGTTCGACAACGAGGAACTGTCGAACGCGAGCGGCAATCCCGACCGGCCCTACGACGAGATCAACCTGTCCACCAAGGACTTCTGGTGGGCGAGCGCGGCCGAGCGGGAGAAGACCTTCGCGGTCCTGCGCCGCGAGCGGCCGATCACCTGGCAGCCGCCGTTCGAGGACCAGTTGATCGAGGTGCCCGACGACTACGGCTACTGGGCGGTCACGACGCACCGTCACCTGATCGAGGTGACGCGCCGGCCCGAGGACTTCCGCTCCGCCCCGTCCATCCTCATGGAGAACCTGCCGGTCCAGGTCGTGGACGCCGCGCAGTCGATCATCGCGATGGACCCGCCCCGGCACACCGCGCTCCGCCGCCTGCTCGCGTCCGCCTTCACGCCGAAGCAGATGCGCCGGATCGAGGACCAGATCCACGCCAACGCCGCGCGGGTCGTCGACAACCTGATCCAGAAGGCGAAGGAGTCCGACGACGGCTGGGTGGACTTCGTCTCCGAGTGCGCCTCGCTCCTGCCGATGCACAACATCAACGACATGATGGGCATCCCCGACGGCCAGCGGCACGAGGCGGCCGAGTGGATGATGAAGGCGACGTCCTGGGGCGACCCGGAGTACGCCGCGACGCAGGACGACACGATCGAGATGCTGTTCGACGCCGTCGTCTACATGCACGACCTCGCCGAGGAGCTCATCGAGCAGCGCCGCGCCGAGCCGGGCCCGGACCTGTTCTCCTCGCTCGTCCTCGCCGAGGTCGACGGTGAGCGACTCACCAACCACGAGATCGGCTCGTTCTTCGTCCTGCTGACGATCGCCGGCAACGACACGACTCGGCAGTCGATCGCCCACGGGCTCAAGGCGCTGACGGACTTCCCCGACCAGCGCGCCTGGCTGGTCGAGGACCTGCCGAACCGGATGGGCACCGCGGTGGAGGAGATCGTCCGCTGGGCGACCCCGATCGCGACCTTCCGCCGGACCGCCGCCCGCGACTGCGAGCTCGACGGCGTCCAGATCACCAAGGGCGACAAGGTCGTGCTGTTCTACTCCTCCGCCAACCGCGACGAGCTCGCGATCGAGCGGGCGCACGAGCTCGACCTGTCCCGGCACCCGAACCCCCACGTCGGGTTCGGCGGCGGCGGGATCCACCACTGCCTGGGCAACCAGCTCGCCCGCTTCCAGGTCCGCGCCCTGTTCTCCGAGCTGCTGACGCGGTGCCCGGACATCGTTGCCGGGGAGCCGGAGATGACGCCCAGCAACTTCTTCCACATCGTCAAGCGGATGCCCTGCCGACCGTTCCCCGCCTAG
- a CDS encoding aromatic ring-hydroxylating oxygenase subunit alpha codes for MDRALEIDVTTQLLDLMASPSMAVGDEMTELPVAVYTDPDRFAREQQHLFAGLPLLAGLSGELPAPGDWKLFEPPGTSLLLVRGDDGVVRGFRNACRHRGAPVVEEPSGSNRSFTCPYHSWTYNRSGELVGVPQAETFPGLCRETRGLAAVSVTERAGTLWVLPTSQGEPFDLDTHLGPFDAELRRWNLGDLHYFDRRVHRIAANWKLAVDTFTEGYHIPNLHQNTINMFAANGLLLANSFGRHHRQAVAMRCLTDSTEGPTETWTGFDDGGIGFVYLIFPNTILLFFGDHAELFQVFPDGIDRSVTVQSLYSYDPIETEDQRIILETALDFFHEIVAMQDYRMAAGVQRLIASGANETYLLGQCEAITQSLHRDWAAATG; via the coding sequence ATGGACCGGGCGCTCGAGATCGACGTGACCACCCAACTGCTCGACCTGATGGCCAGTCCCTCGATGGCCGTCGGCGACGAGATGACCGAACTGCCGGTCGCCGTCTACACCGACCCGGACCGCTTCGCCCGGGAGCAGCAACACCTGTTCGCGGGCCTGCCGCTGCTGGCCGGTCTCTCCGGTGAGCTGCCGGCACCGGGGGACTGGAAGCTGTTCGAGCCGCCCGGCACCTCACTGCTGCTGGTGCGCGGCGACGACGGGGTGGTCCGCGGCTTCCGCAACGCCTGCCGCCACCGCGGCGCACCGGTCGTCGAGGAGCCGAGCGGGTCCAACCGGAGCTTCACGTGCCCGTACCACTCGTGGACCTACAACCGCTCCGGCGAACTCGTCGGCGTCCCGCAGGCGGAGACGTTCCCCGGGCTGTGCCGCGAGACGCGGGGCCTCGCGGCCGTGTCGGTCACCGAGCGCGCCGGCACCCTGTGGGTCCTGCCGACCTCGCAGGGGGAGCCGTTCGACCTCGACACCCACCTCGGCCCGTTCGACGCCGAGCTCCGCCGGTGGAACCTCGGCGACCTGCACTACTTCGACCGTCGCGTGCACCGCATCGCGGCGAACTGGAAGCTGGCGGTGGACACCTTCACCGAGGGCTACCACATCCCGAACCTGCACCAGAACACGATCAACATGTTCGCCGCCAACGGGCTGCTGCTGGCGAACAGCTTCGGCCGACACCACCGCCAGGCCGTCGCGATGCGGTGTCTGACCGACTCGACCGAGGGCCCGACCGAGACCTGGACCGGCTTCGACGACGGCGGCATCGGGTTCGTCTACCTGATCTTCCCGAACACGATTCTGCTGTTCTTCGGCGACCACGCGGAGCTGTTCCAGGTCTTCCCCGACGGCATCGACCGCTCGGTCACCGTGCAGTCGCTGTACTCGTACGACCCGATCGAGACCGAGGACCAGCGGATCATCCTGGAGACCGCGCTCGACTTCTTCCACGAGATCGTCGCGATGCAGGACTACCGCATGGCCGCCGGCGTCCAGCGCCTGATCGCCTCCGGGGCGAACGAGACCTACCTGCTCGGCCAGTGCGAAGCCATCACCCAGTCCCTCCACCGCGACTGGGCCGCCGCGACCGGGTGA
- a CDS encoding TetR/AcrR family transcriptional regulator — protein MPGRTKVEVRRSRVRRDLAHCAVTLMTEKGFDATTVAEIASAADYHPSSFFRYFATKEEAVFLGVPEATEEFRAACAGVRRGDDAWPVVRDAVVAAVANFTEADPDFFAAQFALWLTDPALQGPMATNLLKWEEIIAATFATAGGRKQADLYCHVVGGAIVSSLRACVYAHGQERDSFTDRVARAIALLEQGLRRPGGRQAGAGTLAVAEKTMSSATSARREARRSPR, from the coding sequence GTGCCCGGACGGACGAAGGTCGAAGTGCGTCGCTCCCGGGTCCGGCGGGACCTCGCCCACTGCGCCGTCACGCTGATGACCGAGAAGGGCTTCGACGCGACGACGGTCGCCGAGATCGCCTCGGCGGCCGACTACCACCCGAGCAGCTTCTTCCGCTACTTCGCGACCAAGGAGGAAGCGGTCTTCCTCGGCGTCCCCGAGGCGACCGAGGAGTTCCGGGCAGCGTGCGCCGGCGTGAGGCGCGGGGACGACGCCTGGCCGGTCGTCCGCGACGCCGTCGTGGCCGCGGTCGCCAACTTCACCGAGGCGGATCCCGACTTCTTCGCGGCCCAGTTCGCGCTGTGGCTCACCGACCCGGCCCTGCAGGGGCCGATGGCGACGAACCTCCTGAAGTGGGAGGAGATCATCGCGGCCACGTTCGCCACCGCGGGCGGTCGCAAGCAGGCGGATCTGTACTGCCACGTCGTCGGGGGCGCGATCGTGAGCTCGCTGCGCGCGTGCGTCTACGCGCACGGTCAGGAGCGGGACAGCTTCACCGACCGCGTCGCGCGGGCGATCGCGTTGCTCGAGCAAGGCCTGCGCCGGCCCGGCGGACGTCAGGCGGGAGCCGGCACCTTGGCGGTTGCGGAGAAGACGATGTCCTCGGCCACGTCGGCCCGGCGGGAGGCGAGGAGGTCGCCCAGGTAG
- a CDS encoding helix-turn-helix transcriptional regulator, giving the protein MADRTGSFASAVRTRRVALGLRQDELADLAGVSERFVYALEAGKTTARLDKVLPVLAALGLHLELCRGARDHIDVAADLQS; this is encoded by the coding sequence ATGGCCGATCGCACGGGCAGCTTCGCGAGCGCCGTCCGCACCCGCCGGGTGGCGCTCGGTCTTCGACAGGACGAGCTGGCGGACCTGGCCGGGGTGTCCGAGCGGTTCGTCTACGCCCTGGAGGCCGGGAAGACCACCGCCCGCCTGGACAAGGTGCTTCCCGTCCTCGCCGCCCTCGGCCTCCATCTGGAGCTGTGCCGCGGGGCGCGCGACCACATCGATGTCGCGGCGGACCTGCAGTCATGA